In Vigna unguiculata cultivar IT97K-499-35 chromosome 3, ASM411807v1, whole genome shotgun sequence, a single genomic region encodes these proteins:
- the LOC114179477 gene encoding uncharacterized protein LOC114179477, with protein sequence MKPFVVFLLILSLLLAQTQGIRLGKVSSPLQQQKQQDGEFSLLKRSNTDAEETVLLCKDNECTGKLKNRKLVATSISTTKSLSKNVEESKGEELVNGRNVNTLRSWKQKDVPEEHNHDLVEITEMDYSPAKRKPPIHN encoded by the exons atgaaaCCTTTTGTGGTTTTTCTTCTGATTCTGTCACTGCTCCTTGCACAAACTCAAG GGATTCGTTTGGGGAAAGTGTCTTCACCACTTCAGCAACAGAAACAACAA GATGGAGAATTTTCTTTGCTGAAAAGAAGTAACACTGATGCTGAGGAAACTGTTCTTCTCTGCAAAGACAATGAATGCACAG GAAAGTTAAAGAATAGGAAACTCGTTGCCACTTCCATTTCTACTACCAAATCCCTCTCAAAG AATGTGGAAGAATCGAAGGGTGAAGAGTTGGTGAATGGTAGAAATGTGAATACACTGAGGTCTTGGAAGCAGAAAGATGTTCCTGAGGAGCACAACCATGACCTGGTAGAGATAACTGAGATGGATTATTCTCCGGCAAAGAGAAAGCCTCCAATACACAACTGA